Proteins encoded together in one Fibrobacter sp. UWH4 window:
- a CDS encoding UDPGP type 1 family protein has product MDIIETLNAAGQQELVAKLESLSGDARKNLERDIASQDWEELKALYTEKSNASLDDNVSGDLKPMPFKTAIDDLRYDFWKETGEILLGKGQVAAFLVAGGQGSRLGFDGPKGMFDIGLPSHKSLFQLQAERLQNLAAQVGHPIPWCIMTSPLNHEATVNFFTEHNFFGYARENIRFFEQGTICALDPNGKAVVDENNRLALVPDGNGGCFRALAQSGTLAWLIEKGVRYVFLYSVDNALCRICDPAFIGALASEGRSMSASKVVHKAGPNEKVGIFALQNGKPGVVEYSDLPESYRDMTNADGSLTFDGGNIAIHLFKLEGLRKLQTSKLPWHTARKTVCGIEKCWKFEQFLFDAFPQLGTMMPFGVVREEEFSPVKNAEGNDSPKTARTMIGRLHREWLRKAHIEVNPNKLYEVSPTLSYAGEGLSRRVFERELGRNILEFDE; this is encoded by the coding sequence ATGGACATTATCGAAACTTTGAATGCGGCGGGGCAGCAAGAGCTGGTCGCCAAGCTTGAATCTTTGAGCGGCGATGCCCGCAAGAATTTGGAACGCGACATAGCCAGCCAGGACTGGGAAGAACTGAAGGCGCTTTATACCGAAAAATCGAACGCCTCGCTTGACGACAACGTGTCGGGAGACTTGAAACCGATGCCGTTCAAAACCGCGATTGACGACTTGCGCTACGACTTTTGGAAAGAGACCGGCGAAATACTTTTGGGCAAGGGCCAGGTTGCCGCATTCCTGGTTGCAGGCGGTCAAGGTTCCCGCCTCGGCTTCGATGGCCCGAAGGGTATGTTCGATATCGGACTCCCGAGCCACAAGAGTCTGTTCCAGCTGCAGGCAGAACGCTTGCAGAACTTGGCCGCACAAGTCGGGCACCCCATTCCGTGGTGCATTATGACGAGCCCGCTGAATCACGAAGCGACCGTCAACTTCTTTACCGAGCACAACTTTTTCGGTTACGCCCGCGAAAACATCCGTTTCTTTGAACAAGGTACGATTTGCGCGCTCGACCCGAACGGGAAGGCCGTCGTCGACGAGAACAACCGTCTGGCACTGGTGCCCGATGGCAACGGCGGTTGCTTTAGGGCGCTCGCCCAAAGCGGAACTCTCGCCTGGTTGATTGAAAAAGGCGTTCGCTACGTATTCCTTTACAGCGTCGACAACGCCCTCTGCCGCATTTGCGACCCCGCCTTTATTGGCGCACTCGCGAGCGAAGGCCGCAGCATGTCGGCATCCAAGGTGGTACACAAGGCGGGGCCCAACGAAAAGGTGGGCATCTTCGCCTTGCAGAACGGCAAGCCCGGTGTCGTCGAATACAGCGACTTGCCCGAAAGCTACCGCGATATGACCAACGCTGATGGAAGCCTGACATTTGACGGCGGAAACATCGCCATTCACCTGTTCAAGCTTGAGGGACTGCGCAAGTTGCAGACAAGCAAGCTCCCGTGGCATACGGCAAGGAAGACCGTTTGCGGCATCGAAAAATGCTGGAAGTTCGAGCAGTTCCTGTTCGACGCCTTCCCGCAGCTGGGCACGATGATGCCGTTTGGCGTGGTGCGCGAAGAGGAATTTTCTCCGGTGAAAAACGCCGAAGGAAACGACTCCCCGAAGACTGCACGTACCATGATTGGCCGACTTCACCGTGAATGGTTGCGCAAGGCCCATATCGAAGTAAATCCGAACAAACTGTACGAAGTCTCGCCCACGCTGAGCTATGCAGGCGAAGGTCTCAGCCGCCGCGTGTTCGAACGTGAACTCGGAAGAAATATTCTGGAATTCGATGAATAA
- a CDS encoding lauroyl acyltransferase, translating to MQVKFIAYNTLVNILLRMPDIFYSALFAVAFPIYKALHTERAYGRTVKHLASAKKYATVDCFASASEARNDVGAVTAKDVFKGIFWNALDSYRGLARFKSVESRIVYENEEIIREAIAECAKNGKPIAGISIHQGAFELLHRALCRYSEHVHLITDSVGNESFREVLKDLRSDPHLTEYHPEETGKLIRDLFHTKGILAMVFDQGKNTKGNSVELFGQKSTLYLRLPQKVNEMGAGIVLFRTWTEYAPQKHIVIRFEKYYPPRFDKTLVGNNLQKDGRSALVSSIAKEMESWISEHPEQWSWNYHGNFR from the coding sequence ATGCAAGTAAAGTTCATCGCATATAATACATTGGTGAACATCCTGTTGCGAATGCCGGATATTTTTTATTCGGCACTTTTTGCAGTTGCTTTTCCGATTTACAAGGCGCTGCATACCGAGCGCGCTTACGGGCGCACGGTAAAGCACCTTGCAAGCGCGAAGAAATATGCAACTGTGGATTGCTTCGCCTCCGCATCGGAGGCTCGCAATGACGTGGGAGCCGTAACAGCGAAAGATGTATTCAAGGGAATCTTCTGGAACGCGCTGGATTCGTACCGGGGGCTCGCACGCTTCAAAAGTGTCGAAAGCCGAATCGTCTACGAAAACGAAGAAATCATCCGCGAAGCTATAGCGGAATGCGCCAAGAACGGAAAGCCCATCGCAGGCATCAGTATCCATCAAGGAGCATTTGAATTGCTGCACCGCGCTCTTTGCCGCTACAGCGAGCATGTGCACCTGATTACCGATTCCGTTGGCAACGAATCCTTCCGCGAAGTTCTCAAGGATCTCCGCAGCGATCCGCATCTCACCGAATACCACCCCGAAGAAACGGGAAAACTTATCCGTGACCTGTTCCATACCAAGGGAATCCTCGCGATGGTTTTTGACCAGGGCAAGAACACCAAGGGCAATTCCGTCGAACTCTTTGGACAAAAGAGCACGCTGTACTTGCGCCTTCCGCAAAAGGTGAACGAGATGGGCGCAGGCATCGTTCTTTTCCGCACCTGGACCGAATACGCACCACAAAAGCACATCGTCATCCGATTCGAAAAATACTATCCACCCCGATTCGACAAAACGCTCGTGGGCAACAACTTGCAAAAAGACGGGCGCAGTGCGCTCGTTTCAAGTATCGCAAAGGAAATGGAATCCTGGATATCCGAGCACCCAGAACAATGGAGCTGGAATTACCACGGAAATTTCCGCTAA